The Carassius auratus strain Wakin chromosome 11, ASM336829v1, whole genome shotgun sequence DNA window taaaataatgagaaaCCCTAGGTTAAGGAGCTAGGTTGCTGACACAAAGGTTGCAGGTTACATGGGTGTCCACGAAAATGAAGAGTTACTGAGCTCATTATGCTGTGATATCCCAGCTgtgccattgagcaaggcacttaactTCATATTGCTTTCATTACTCCAGAGGGGTTGACCAGGCAATTAGTGTGCTGAAACTCCCTCTGGTTAAATTGGGCCATTTGCCTAAGCACCACCTCTCAAGCTCTAACACTCCATATCAAAGCACTGAAATATCTTTGTACTATTTGTACTGATTTTACTACCAGATAAGAAGTCACTGTTGCCTTCAGGTGGAGAAGTTTTGTGCATAGTGAAGGGACTGCCAGCCTGGTCTTCTTGGCTTTGGTGTGTTATACATTCAACCTCTTCATTCTCTGTCTCATGCAACAGTTCAGAAAGACGGCGCCGCCAGCGAAAGTTAATGCAGAATTGATACAGCAGCCCGCTGTCAAAGAAGTGGTGCTTCAGAGAGACTGCAGAGTGAAATGAAGAGTGGACTGTTTCAACAAGGCAAGGGCATAAAGAGCAAAATCACTGCAGATAAAACATTACTTCAAGAGGTCATCGCTCTATACAGAGGTATGTTGCATTAGATTAACTTAACAGAGAGACAGTGCATTTAGACCTTCTAATGGCTAAATAAAACATCGTCATAATCTAGGTGATAGTTAGCTATTATTACCATGCTGAATGATACCATGCTCTAGTAGGGCCTTGCAGAGATCCAGTCCTTGCCGTCGACTCTCTATTTCACCGTTTTGTAGCAGCCAATCAATTAACATGTAACCAGGGAAAGAACGATCATAAGCCACTCCCTTTTCCTGTCTCAGTTGTAAGATGGAGTCTTTGCTTGTAATCAGACTGTGAAAAGCAACAGATGAATTTTGAAAATCTCATCTGAAAGAGCCTAATAATGACAATTATTTTGCTGCATTTATTAATGTAGATTAATGCttattatttatcaatatattaccgtttaaaagtttggggttagtaaaaattgtgtatgtttttgaaaACCGTCTCTTTGGCTgcctttattaaaacaaaatacagtaaaaacagtaattttgtgaaatattattacaatttaaaataacagttttgcatattttaaaatgtaatttattcctgtgatggcaaagctgattgctatgatgatttattgctcaagataattttttttccccagaattctttgacaaatagaaagtttaaaataacagtatttgtTTGAAGAagaaatcctttgtaacattacaaatgtactgtcacttttgatcagttgattGCACCTTCGCTTAACAAAAGCCTGTGTTAATTCCTTAAAGAAATGTGCTGATCCCAGACTATTAAATGGTATATATTATTAATgcaattcaatttaaaatgtttttaaaacctttttttttacacttcctAAGAAAGTGTCTTACTGTTCATACAGCCTCTGTCCACGCATGAAGATCTTAACCTCTATGTTGAAAGGAAATGTGCCATCATCTTTTCTGAATCTGTATAAATATTGGGCGTCTTTGAACACAGGCCACTTATCACACACTATAAAGATGAAAAGATGGTTAAGTATGCAATCTGTTTTCTGAAACATTAAGAATCAAATAAATGGGACCTAATATGAGTCAACAGAGAAGGAAAACAGACATGACCTTGTTGTATCACACGCTTTGTTATTTGGTGTACAGTAAATAATATTGTACCGTGATGAATGATATCATGGTCCATGAGGTGCTGCATGAGCGGGACAGCAGTCTCTCGATCAGGCACTTCTTTATGAGCAATCAGCCAGTCAATGAGCTCCTGAGCCACAAAACAATTTGGGTATGTTCGCAAATGGTGTCTACGGTCCTTGATCAACTTGCTATCATGTAGTCGCAATCTTCAAAATCAAGATAGTTGTATTAGCAACAGTTATTATGCAAACATTAAGAATATTAGGCTAACTGTAtaacaaaataatgttataacaaataattcaatattttaagttttgagGTGTAGTGAGATTAACTTTGTTAATATAGCGTACCTTAGCTGTTCTCCGGCAATCATTATCTCTGCCTTTTGGTGTCTTGTCATCATTGTACTTTGAATGTTTCCCTGCAGCTCCATGGATGTTCTGTCAAGTCTCTGCTTCTGTGCACTTGTTTCATTCGCTTTATTGGTGCTTTTGTGTTTAGTAAATATTCAGCAGACTGGGGCACCAGTTCTTCAATACTGTGAATGTTGTGTATACAAATATATTCCCTCTCTGCATCCTTGTTACAAGCACTTTAGACATTGTTCTAGGTTTTGAGTGATGTTTACAGACAGGactttccataaaaaatatatatatactgtatatagttcatataaatacaaaaaaaaacctttaaaggtAGTTTCAGTGATGCTGTCTtaactgttctttttttaaatgtaaaaattggaAAACATCAGCAGCTTCACATAATGGCCACATGGTGTCGTTAAAAGAATTAACAGAGAAACATACACATACCACGAGATCTCGGAGAATCTTAGACTGAGATAATCACTTAGTTTTGGACTTGGGTCCAAATACCATCTTAACTTATATTGGCTCATCTGAAAATTGCTTCCGTTCAAAGATATATTTTAACTTTAGGTTTTTCACAGTTTCACAGTCTTGTTTCTGAGAATGTTTGCGCAGAGGAGAGAAGtcctactatatatataaattaagctGACTCTTACAAAACATGTCAAGGTCATATTTCTCCCCAAAATGATCaacatgtaaaaattattttttcctaacttttttatttttgttatctgtTATGCACATCATAGTTCTTTATGTTGTATTTATGTTATAGTTAATTACTTGACTATATTTTGGTTAATTAATGCTTATAGTTTGTTATTTAGTTAAAGCCTTCATTTTAATGTCTTGTGCTACCCTGGTGG harbors:
- the LOC113111161 gene encoding DEP domain-containing mTOR-interacting protein isoform X1, with the protein product MELQGNIQSTMMTRHQKAEIMIAGEQLRLRLHDSKLIKDRRHHLRTYPNCFVAQELIDWLIAHKEVPDRETAVPLMQHLMDHDIIHHVCDKWPVFKDAQYLYRFRKDDGTFPFNIEVKIFMRGQRLYEHLITSKDSILQLRQEKGVAYDRSFPGYMLIDWLLQNGEIESRRQGLDLCKALLEHGIIQHVSLKHHFFDSGLLYQFCINFRWRRRLSELLHETENEEVECITHQSQEDQAGSPFTMHKTSPPEGNSDFLSVQPTLDGRCGSLTHQQHSSRGYPLTASLTVALAVRCNPTSVLKRRVTCEELLSPGAPYVKRVLTILGDALGWGFVVRGKSPCYVQAVDPASPAAAAGIKVRQFVCRVNGCSVLHLDYRTLSKVVMTGPRVVTLEVMEPLD
- the LOC113111161 gene encoding DEP domain-containing mTOR-interacting protein isoform X2 — its product is MELQGNIQSTMMTRHQKAEIMIAGEQLRLRLHDSKLIKDRRHHLRTYPNCFVAQELIDWLIAHKEVPDRETAVPLMQHLMDHDIIHHVCDKWPVFKDAQYLYRFRKDDGTFPFNIEVKIFMRGQRLYEHLITSKDSILQLRQEKGVAYDRSFPGYMLIDWLLQNGEIESRRQGLDLCKALLEHGIIQHVSLKHHFFDSGLLYQFCINFRWRRRLSELLHETENEEVECITHQSQEDQAGSPFTMHKTSPPEGNSDFLSVLKRRVTCEELLSPGAPYVKRVLTILGDALGWGFVVRGKSPCYVQAVDPASPAAAAGIKVRQFVCRVNGCSVLHLDYRTLSKVVMTGPRVVTLEVMEPLD